A stretch of Vigna angularis cultivar LongXiaoDou No.4 chromosome 4, ASM1680809v1, whole genome shotgun sequence DNA encodes these proteins:
- the LOC108330512 gene encoding uncharacterized protein LOC108330512, producing the protein MGSKGNFFWLLATCMCVIVAHHEAGAAEMRGKELIKSVCKTRGNNELCMKVLSTDPSSPEATLKDLAIITLKAAAENASGILVDAKKMIDDPNLEPAIQQGLADCKENLLDAESQIQDTIASVLSDDKRDALLWMKAALAAIDTCDDSIPGDDDILSRRSVSFRQLCNIAVAINKRMMGVQS; encoded by the coding sequence ATGGGAAGCAAAGGAAATTTCTTCTGGCTATTGGCCACGTGCATGTGTGTTATCGTAGCGCATCACGAAGCCGGTGCTGCAGAAATGCGAGGCAAAGAGCTAATAAAAAGTGTGTGCAAGACAAGGGGAAACAATGAATTGTGCATGAAGGTGCTTTCGACGGATCCAAGCAGCCCAGAAGCCACCCTAAAGGACCTGGCAATAATAACGCTGAAGGCCGCGGCGGAAAACGCCAGCGGCATATTAGTGGACGCGAAGAAGATGATCGATGACCCGAACTTGGAACCGGCAATACAACAGGGGCTGGCTGATTGCAAGGAGAATCTGTTGGATGCAGAAAGTCAAATTCAAGACACTATTGCTTCCGTTTTGTCCGACGATAAGAGAGATGCCCTATTGTGGATGAAGGCAGCCCTGGCTGCAATCGACACATGTGACGATTCCATCCCCGGAGACGATGACATTCTCTCCAGAAGGAGTGTAAGCTTTCGCCAACTCTGCAACATTGCCGTCGCCATCAACAAGAGAATGATGGGCGTTCAATCTTAG
- the LOC108331738 gene encoding copper-transporting ATPase PAA2, chloroplastic produces MATRLFRFPLTSQPKLCFNYTPNHPVQFISPTKRRRNRHRHEILRPSFAVSSSFRTEIGSPESVLIGVQREKKDSPVLLDVTGMMCGACVSRVKNILSADERVDSVVVNMLTETAAVNLRRTEEEPASVAESLARRLSDCGFPTKRRASSSGVTENVRKWKELVKKKEELVAKSRSRVAFAWTLVALCCGSHASHIFHSLGIHIAHGSLWEILHSSYVKGGLALGALLGPGRELLFDGLNAFKKGSPNMNSLVGFGSIAAFIISSIPLLNPSLAWDASFFDEPVMLLGFVLLGRSLEEKARIQASSDMNELLSLISTQSRLVITSTEGSPSTDTVLCSDAICVEVPTDDIRVGDSVLVLPGETIPIDGKVISGRSVVDESMLTGESLPVFKEKGLTVSAGTINWDGPLRIEASSTGSNTVISKIVRMVEEAQSREAPVQRLADSIAGPFVYSVMTLSAATFAFWYFFGSQIFPDVLLNDIAGPEGDPLLLSLKLSVDVLVVSCPCALGLATPTAILVGTSLGARKGLLIRGGDVLERLARINYIALDKTGTLTKGKPVVSAIGSIHYGESEILRIAAAVEKTASHPIAKAIINKAESLELILPVTKRQLVEPGFGTLAEVDGHLIAVGSLEWVHERFQTKVNPSDLTNLEHSLMNHSSNTASSKYSKTVVYVGREGEGIIGAIAIADTVREDAESTVMRLKQKGIKTVLLSGDREEAVATVADTVGIENDFVKASLSPQQKSRFISSLKAAGHHVAMVGDGINDAPSLAVADVGIALQNEAQENAASDAASIILLGNKISQVVDALDLAQATMAKVYQNLSWAVAYNVVAIPIAAGVLLPQFDFAMTPSLSGGLMALSSIFVVGNSLLLQLHGSPIPRKG; encoded by the exons ATGGCTACTCGTCTCTTCAGATTTCCTCTCACCTCGCAACCCAAGCTCTGCTTCAATTACACGCCCAACCATCCTGTCCAATTCATATCTCCGACCAAACGACGTCGCAACCGCCACCGCCATGAGATTCTCCGTCCATCATTCGCAGTATCCAGCTCCTTCCGGACCGAGATTGGCTCACCTGAATCAGTTCTTATCGGAGtccagagagagaaaaaagactCGCCGGTTCTGCTTGACGTCACCGGCATGATGTGCGGTGCGTGCGTCTCCCGAGTCAAAAACATCCTGTCCGCTGACGAACGAGTTGACTCTGTCGTGGTCAACATGCTGACCGAGACTGCCGCCGTTAATCTGCGCCGGACCGAGGAGGAACCGGCGAGCGTCGCCGAGAGCCTCGCACGGAGACTGAGCGACTGCGGATTTCCGACGAAGCGGAGAGCGTCGAGTTCGGGAGTGACGGAAAACGTGAGGAAGTGGAAGGaattggtgaagaagaaggaggaatTGGTCGCCAAGAGTCGAAGCCGCGTCGCGTTCGCTTGGACATTGGTCGCATTGTGCTGCGGGTCGCACGCTTCGCATATCTTTCACTCTCTGGGGATCCACATTGCTCATG GATCGCTTTGGGAGATTCTTCATAGTTCGTACGTGAAGGGTGGTTTAGCTTTGGGGGCTCTATTGGGACCAGGACGAG AGTTACTCTTTGATGGCCTAAATGCGTTTAAGAAGGGATCGCCTAACATGAACTCTCTCGTGGGATTTGGTTCTATAGCCGCATTCATCATTAGTTCC ATCCCGCTACTTAACCCCAGCCTAGCATGGGATGCATCCTTCTTTGATGAACCG GTCATGCTTCTTGGTTTCGTGCTTCTGGGACGTTCTCTGGAGGAAAAGGCAAGGATCCAGGCATCTAGCGATATGAATGAACTGCTT TCACTTATATCTACTCAGTCAAGACTTGTGATTACTTCAACAGAAGGTTCTCCTTCTACTGACACTGTGCTTTGCTCTGATGCAATTTGTGTTGAAGTCCCAACTGATGATATTCGAGTAGGTGATTCTGTGTTGGTGTTGCCTGGAGAAACTATTCCTATAGAT GGAAAGGTTATTTcaggaagaagtgttgtagaTGAATCCATGCTTACAGGGGAATCACTTCCTGTATTTAAGGAGAAAGGCCTCACAGTTTCAGCAGGAACTATAAATTGG GATGGTCCTTTAAGGATTGAAGCTTCTTCAACTGGTTCCAACACTGTGATATCGAAGATTGTACGCATG GTTGAGGAGGCTCAATCACGTGAAGCACCTGTACAAAGGCTTGCAGATTCAATAGCAGGGCCATTTGTATACAGTGTAATGACTCTGTCAGCAGCAACATTTGCTTTTTG GTATTTTTTTGGATCACAGATATTTCCTGATGTGTTGCTCAATGATATTGCGGGCCCAGAAGGAGATCCTTTGCTTTTGAGTTTAAAACTATCTGTAGATGTTTTG GTTGTTTCTTGTCCTTGTGCATTGGGTCTTGCTACGCCCACGGCAATCCTGGTTGGCACCTCACTTG GAGCAAGAAAAGGACTTCTTATTAGGGGAGGGGATGTGCTGGAACGCTTGGCTAGAATAAACTATATTGCTCTAGACAAG ACAGGAACCCTGACGAAAGGAAAACCAGTTGTGTCGGCCATAGGCTCTATCCATTATGGAGAGTCTGAAATTCTTCGGATTGCTGCTGCAGTGGAGAAGACTGCATCTCACCCAATAGCAAAGGCTATTATCAATAAAGCTGAGTCATTGGAGTTGATCCTTCCTGTCACAAAGAGACAGTTAGTAGAACCAGGTTTTGGTACATTAGCAGAAGTAGATGGGCATTTGATTGCAGTTGGATCTTTGGAATGGGTTCATGAACGCTTCCAAACAAAAGTAAATCCGTCCGATCTAACAAATCTGGAACATAGTTTGATGAATCATTCATCAAATACAGCATCTTCTAAGTATTCGAAAACTGTTGTCTATGTTGGACGTGAAGGAGAAGGCATCATTGGTGCTATTGCCATAGCTGACACTGTGCGTGAAGATGCTGAATCTACTGTGATGAG GCTCAAGCAGAAGGGGATTAAAACGGTACTCTTGTCAGGAGACAGGGAAGAGGCAGTTGCAACAGTAGCAGATACAGTTggaattgaaaatgattttgtcAAAGCATCTTTGTCTCCACAACAGAAATCTAGGTTTATTTCCTCTCTAAAAGCTGCCGGACATCATGTTGCGATG GTAGGTGATGGGATAAATGATGCACCCTCTTTGGCTGTAGCTGATGTTGGGATTGCTCTGCAGAATGAAGCTCAAGAGAATGCTGCCTCGGATGCAGCATCTATTATACTTCTAGGGAACAAAATTTCACaa GTTGTCGATGCGCTCGACCTAGCACAGGCAACAATGGCAAAAGTGTACCAAAATTTGTCTTGGGCGGTCGCCTATAATGTTGTTGCCATTCCCATTGCTGCCGGTGTATTACTTCCCCAATTTGACTTCGCTATGACACCGTCACTTTCAG GAGGACTGATGGCCCTGAGCTCCATCTTCGTGGTTGGCAACTCACTGCTTCTGCAGCTTCATGGGTCTCCGATCCCTAGAAAGGGCTAA
- the LOC108330704 gene encoding ylmG homolog protein 2, chloroplastic, with translation MGANNTNDSTTEIEKTQKKLSHCWGNAQIPFALPFLTLPNSNFATFLSPPQLHTSLTAVADHFFTLLHSLASQNTFLNKIISLPSQFHTLCIQIRKQDSVRLMSNHNFAAVLPGDSVAGLVVANGILNFLNIYNTLLIVRLVLTWFPNTPPSIVSPLSTICDPYLNIFRGLIPPLGGTLDLSPILAFLVLNAFTSTAAALPAELPSTERSQQGLAPPLQTSNVTTSQNKWMRRLLGNKSRTTGGAK, from the exons ATGGGTGCCAACAACACTAATGACTCCACCACGGAGATAGAGAAGACACAGAAGAAGCTTTCCCATTGTTGGGGAAATGCTCAAATACCCTTTGCACTTCCCTTTCTCACGCTCCCCAATTCCAACTTCGCCACTTTCCTCTCTCCGCCGCAACTCCACACATCATTAACCGCTGTCGCTGACCATTTTTTCACCCTTCTCCACTCCCTCGCTTCTCAGAACACCTTCCTCAACAAAATCATCTCTCTCCCCTCCCAATTTCACACCCTATGCATCCAG ATCCGGAAGCAGGATAGCGTGAGATTGATGAGTAATCATAATTTTGCTGCTGTTTTACCTGGGGATTCGGTGGCAGGATTGGTTGTGGCCAATGGGATTCTGAATTTCTTGAACATTTACAACACCTTGCTCATTGTTAGGCTTGTTTTGACATGGTTTCCCAACACTCCTCCTTCCATTGTTAGTCCCCTCAG CACCATATGTGACCCATACCTGAACATATTCCGTGGGCTTATTCCCCCTCTGGGAGGAACACTGGATCTCTCCCCCATTCTAGCATTTTTGGTCCTAAATGCATTTACTAGCACTGCTGCTGCACTCCCTGCTGAGCTCCCATCCACAGAGCGATCCCAACAAGGTCTTGCACCACCATTACAAACTTCTAATGTCACTACTTCACAGAATAAATGGATGAGACGGCTTCTAGGAAACAAGTCAAGGACAACTGGTGGTGCTAAATAG
- the LOC108331317 gene encoding uncharacterized protein LOC108331317 — MEVGGWRRGSRFSSYERLAAIGLVLLAVASPLYIDRKTECELEEEDQPINFDAFLPFLLLLLIFGIALSAFLDRTLAAFDRYWIYRVIGSSGGILAILSLLLLILNLKSSL; from the coding sequence ATGGAAGTTGGAGGTTGGAGAAGGGGTAGCAGATTTTCTTCGTATGAGAGATTGGCTGCCATAGGGTTGGTGCTTCTGGCTGTGGCTTCTCCTCTCTACATAGACCGCAAGACGGAGTGTGAGTTGGAAGAGGAAGACCAACCTATCAACTTTGATGCCTTCTTGCCGTTTCTCTTACTTCTTCTCATTTTCGGCATAGCTTTATCGGCTTTTCTCGACCGAACCCTTGCCGCCTTTGATCGTTACTGGATTTACAGAGTTATTGGTTCTTCTGGCGGTATTCTTGccattctttctcttcttttgcttATTTTGAATCTCAAATCCTCCCTCTGA
- the LOC108330038 gene encoding uncharacterized protein LOC108330038, with translation MAKTMTVWYLLLTLSFVYVATADTQIKITNNPADKLVAAINENRTAHKVSTLTDNPGLACIALQYIKAYQGDCDAVGGPDGKKPPESQFAEVFAPNCGVQASTLAPITGRFLGCQTNYVHAPEAFSEILIRNQKSLDILYSRNHTQLGAAVTGTDGGSPYFWCVLFSSGKPNQTFALEGGVAKITKPGCFSGANDECSGASDYWSPLNGMWVLATSVLIAMGFGLAL, from the exons ATGGCAAAAACCATGACCGTGTGGTATCTTTTGCTCACCCTTTCCTTCGTTTATGTTGCCACTGCTGATACTCAAA TCAAAATAACTAACAATCCTGCTGACAAGTTGGTAGCTGCAATAAACGAAAACAGAACCGCTCACAAGGTATCAACCTTAACAGACAACCCGGGTCTTGCATGTATTGCTCTACAATACATTAAGGCATACCAAGGTGATTGTGATGCTGTGGGTGGACCTGATGGGAAGAAACCTCCAGAATCTCAATTTGCGGAAGTTTTTGCTCCAAACTGTGGTGTTCAGGCATCAACTCTTGCTCCTATAACTGGTCGTTTCCTGGGGTGCCAGACTAATTATGTACATGCACCCGAGGCATTTTCTGAGATCCTCATAAGGAACCAAAAGAGCTTAGACATACTCTACAGTAGGAACCACACTCAGCTTGGTGCTGCTGTGACAGGTACTGATGGAGGGTCTCCTTATTTCTGGTGTGTGCTGTTTAGCAGTGGCAAACCTAACCAAACCTTTGCTTTGGAGGGTGGTGTGGCTAAAATAACAAAGCCTGGTTGCTTCAGTGGAGCCAATGATGAGTGCAGTGGAGCCAGTGATTATTGGTCACCGCTCAATGGGATGTGGGTTTTGGCCACTTCAGTTCTTATTGCAATGGGGTTTGGTTTAGCATTATGA